In Methylophaga thalassica, a single genomic region encodes these proteins:
- the rpoC gene encoding DNA-directed RNA polymerase subunit beta', producing the protein MKDLLNLLKQQTQPEEFDAIRIGLASPKMVRSWSFGEVKKPETINYRTFKPEREGLFCCKIFGPVKDYECLCGKYKRLKHRGVICEKCGVEVTVAKVRRERMGHIELASPVAHIWFLKSLPSRISLFLDMTLRDIERVLYFEAFIVVDPGMTPLEKGQLLSDETFLQAVEEYGDEFDARMGAEAVQQLLRNINVAKEIETIREEIDGTNSETKIKKLSKRLKLMEAFHESGNKPEWMVMEVLPVLPPDLRPLVPLDGGRFATSDLNDLYRRVINRNNRLKRLLDLNAPDIIVRNEKRMLQESVDALLDNGRRGRAITGTNRMPLKSLADMIKGKQGRFRQNLLGKRVDYSGRSVIVVGPYLKLHQCGLPKKMALELFKPFIYGKLERAGLATTIKAAKKMVEREGPEVWDILEDVIREHPVMLNRAPTLHRLGIQAFEPLLIEGKAIQLHPLVCSAFNADFDGDQMAVHVPLSLEAQLEARSLMMATNNILSPANGEPVIIPSQDVVLGLYYMTRDRVNEKGEGSVFADLSELRRAYDNRVVSLHAKVTVRLEETDITLPEPEQTRRIRVETTVGRAILFSIVPKGLPFSVVDRAMTKKAIGDLINTCYRRLGLKDTVIFADQLMYLGFTQATQSGASVGADDMVIPVEKASILAKAEAEVEEIASQYASGLVTDGERYNKIIDIWSRTNDQVAKAMMDGIGKDTVTDAEGNSVEQVSMNSIYMMADSGARGSAAQIRQLAGMRGLMAKPDGSIIETPITANFREGLDVLQYFISTHGARKGLADTALKTANSGYLTRRLVDVSQDLVVVEEDCGTTLGLNMSPIIEGGDVVEPLGERVLGRVVAQDLKSSDGERLVLAAGEMIDEAAVNKLESEGIDEVMVRSAITCESRYGVCASCYGRDLGRGHQINVGEAVGVIAAQSIGEPGTQLTMRTFHIGGAASRTAADNSVALKYKGNIRYHNIKYVQNSAGKFIAVSRSGELHLIDENGRERERYKIPYGAEMTVADNEAVDAGQIVANWDPHTHPVVTEVAGVVQLSDLVEGVTVDKTVDEVTGLTSFIVREPKQRSSSAKDMRPMVRLTDANGSDVFIPGTDIPAMYFLPGGAIVRVSDGQEVEIGDIVARIPQESSKTRDITGGLPRVADLFEARKPKDPALMAEISGTVSFGKETKGKQRLIITPKEGEPYEELIPKWRHISVFEGEHIEKGEMLVDGPEDPHDILRLKGVLALANYMVSEVQEVYRLQGVKINDKHIEVIVRQMLRKVEIDAVGDSKFLKGEQVEYDRVLDANDELRAKEKVECTFTPLLLGITKASLATESFISAASFQETTRVLTDAAVTGKSDNLRGLKENVIVGRLIPAGTGLAYHKERQRRRQEALGESPVTKSSAVTEDKDEEIKEVS; encoded by the coding sequence ATGAAAGACTTGCTTAATTTGTTAAAGCAACAAACTCAGCCAGAAGAATTTGACGCCATTCGCATCGGCCTTGCCTCACCTAAAATGGTGAGGTCATGGTCATTTGGCGAAGTCAAAAAACCAGAAACCATCAACTACCGTACTTTTAAACCGGAACGTGAAGGTTTGTTTTGCTGCAAAATTTTTGGTCCTGTAAAAGACTACGAATGCTTATGCGGTAAATACAAACGCTTAAAACACCGTGGCGTCATTTGTGAAAAATGTGGCGTTGAAGTGACTGTTGCCAAAGTACGTCGTGAACGTATGGGGCACATTGAACTCGCTAGCCCGGTTGCTCATATCTGGTTCCTGAAATCATTACCATCACGTATTTCATTATTTTTGGATATGACACTGCGTGATATTGAGCGTGTATTGTATTTTGAAGCGTTCATCGTCGTCGATCCCGGTATGACGCCTTTAGAAAAAGGTCAGTTGCTGTCTGATGAGACCTTCCTGCAGGCAGTTGAAGAGTACGGTGATGAATTTGATGCGCGTATGGGGGCGGAAGCTGTACAGCAGTTATTGCGCAACATTAACGTCGCCAAAGAAATTGAAACTATCCGTGAAGAAATTGATGGCACTAACTCAGAAACAAAAATCAAAAAACTGAGCAAACGCCTGAAACTGATGGAAGCGTTTCATGAGTCGGGTAACAAACCAGAATGGATGGTTATGGAAGTGCTTCCAGTACTGCCACCTGATCTGCGTCCTCTGGTTCCTCTTGATGGTGGTCGATTTGCGACATCGGATCTAAATGATTTATATCGTCGTGTGATCAACCGTAATAACCGTCTGAAACGTTTATTAGATTTGAATGCACCTGACATTATCGTTCGTAATGAAAAACGTATGCTGCAAGAGTCAGTAGACGCATTACTAGATAACGGTCGTCGTGGACGTGCTATCACAGGCACAAACCGCATGCCATTGAAATCTCTGGCAGACATGATTAAAGGTAAGCAGGGTCGTTTCCGTCAGAACTTGTTAGGTAAGCGTGTTGACTATTCAGGCCGTTCAGTTATCGTGGTTGGCCCATATCTGAAATTACACCAGTGTGGTCTGCCTAAGAAAATGGCATTGGAATTATTCAAACCATTTATCTATGGCAAGCTTGAACGTGCAGGTCTGGCGACAACGATTAAAGCTGCTAAGAAAATGGTAGAACGCGAAGGACCTGAAGTTTGGGATATCCTGGAAGATGTGATTCGTGAACACCCGGTCATGCTTAACCGTGCACCGACTCTGCATAGATTAGGTATTCAAGCGTTTGAACCATTACTTATTGAAGGTAAGGCGATTCAGCTTCACCCATTAGTTTGTAGTGCGTTTAATGCTGACTTTGACGGTGACCAAATGGCGGTTCACGTACCATTATCATTAGAAGCACAGTTAGAAGCGCGTTCACTGATGATGGCAACCAATAATATTCTGTCTCCAGCTAATGGTGAGCCAGTCATCATTCCATCACAGGACGTGGTATTGGGTCTTTATTACATGACGCGCGACCGTGTGAATGAGAAGGGTGAAGGTAGTGTTTTTGCGGACCTTTCAGAATTGCGTCGTGCTTACGATAACAGAGTCGTTTCGCTGCATGCGAAAGTAACGGTGCGTCTGGAAGAAACTGATATTACTTTGCCTGAACCTGAGCAAACTCGTCGCATTCGTGTAGAAACAACAGTCGGTCGTGCGATTCTATTTAGCATCGTGCCAAAAGGTCTGCCGTTCTCAGTAGTTGATCGTGCGATGACGAAAAAAGCGATTGGTGATCTTATTAACACTTGTTACCGTCGTTTAGGTCTTAAAGATACTGTTATCTTTGCTGATCAGTTGATGTACCTTGGCTTCACTCAAGCAACACAGTCTGGTGCATCTGTTGGTGCAGACGATATGGTTATCCCTGTCGAAAAAGCATCAATCCTTGCGAAGGCTGAAGCAGAAGTTGAAGAAATTGCATCTCAATATGCCTCTGGTTTAGTAACTGATGGTGAACGTTACAACAAGATTATCGATATCTGGTCACGCACTAATGACCAAGTTGCAAAAGCGATGATGGACGGTATTGGTAAAGATACAGTTACCGATGCTGAAGGTAATTCAGTTGAACAAGTCTCCATGAACTCCATCTACATGATGGCTGATTCCGGTGCTCGTGGTTCTGCAGCGCAGATTCGTCAGCTTGCTGGTATGCGTGGTCTGATGGCTAAACCAGATGGTTCAATCATCGAGACACCTATCACGGCGAACTTCCGTGAAGGTCTGGACGTTTTGCAGTACTTTATTTCGACTCACGGTGCTCGTAAAGGTTTGGCCGATACAGCATTGAAAACAGCAAACTCAGGTTATTTGACACGTCGTTTGGTCGATGTTTCTCAAGACTTGGTTGTTGTTGAAGAAGATTGCGGCACAACATTAGGTTTAAACATGTCACCTATCATTGAGGGTGGTGATGTTGTTGAACCACTTGGTGAACGTGTACTTGGACGTGTTGTAGCACAAGACCTGAAATCATCTGATGGTGAGCGTCTTGTACTCGCTGCTGGTGAAATGATTGATGAAGCAGCGGTCAATAAACTTGAAAGCGAAGGTATTGACGAAGTTATGGTACGTAGTGCGATTACTTGTGAATCTCGCTATGGTGTCTGTGCATCGTGTTATGGACGTGACTTAGGTCGTGGCCATCAAATCAACGTTGGTGAAGCGGTAGGTGTTATCGCTGCTCAGTCAATCGGTGAACCTGGTACACAGTTAACGATGCGTACCTTCCACATCGGTGGTGCGGCATCAAGAACAGCTGCCGATAACTCTGTTGCCTTGAAATATAAAGGTAATATCCGTTACCACAACATTAAATATGTTCAAAACTCTGCCGGTAAGTTTATTGCCGTTTCACGTTCAGGTGAGTTACACCTGATTGATGAAAATGGCCGTGAGCGTGAGCGCTATAAGATCCCTTATGGTGCTGAAATGACAGTAGCTGACAATGAAGCTGTCGATGCAGGTCAAATCGTGGCTAACTGGGATCCGCATACGCATCCGGTTGTAACCGAGGTAGCAGGTGTTGTTCAGCTAAGTGATCTGGTTGAAGGTGTGACAGTTGATAAAACTGTCGACGAAGTGACAGGTCTGACGAGCTTCATTGTTCGTGAACCTAAACAACGTAGCAGTTCTGCAAAAGACATGCGTCCTATGGTTCGCCTGACGGATGCAAATGGTAGCGATGTATTTATTCCAGGGACAGATATTCCTGCAATGTACTTCCTGCCAGGTGGTGCGATTGTTCGCGTTAGTGATGGACAAGAAGTTGAAATCGGTGACATCGTTGCACGTATTCCTCAGGAAAGTAGTAAAACTCGTGATATTACGGGTGGTCTGCCACGTGTTGCTGACCTGTTCGAAGCACGTAAACCAAAAGATCCTGCTTTGATGGCAGAAATCAGTGGTACGGTCAGCTTTGGTAAAGAAACAAAAGGTAAACAACGTCTGATCATCACGCCTAAAGAAGGCGAACCGTATGAAGAGTTAATTCCAAAATGGCGTCATATCTCTGTGTTTGAAGGTGAACACATTGAGAAAGGTGAGATGTTAGTAGATGGGCCAGAAGACCCACATGATATCTTGCGCTTGAAAGGTGTCTTGGCATTAGCTAACTATATGGTGAGCGAGGTACAGGAAGTTTACCGTCTACAAGGGGTTAAAATTAACGATAAGCATATTGAAGTGATTGTGCGTCAGATGCTGCGTAAAGTTGAAATTGATGCCGTCGGTGATAGTAAATTCCTGAAAGGCGAGCAAGTTGAATACGATCGCGTACTTGATGCTAATGATGAACTGCGTGCTAAAGAGAAAGTTGAATGTACGTTTACACCGCTGCTGTTAGGTATTACAAAAGCCTCATTGGCAACGGAGTCATTCATTTCAGCAGCATCGTTCCAGGAAACTACACGCGTGCTGACGGATGCCGCTGTGACAGGTAAGAGTGATAACTTACGTGGCTTGAAAGAGAACGTTATTGTTGGTCGTCTGATTCCTGCTGGTACTGGTCTTGCTTATCATAAAGAGCGCCAGCGTCGTCGTCAGGAAGCATTAGGTGAGTCACCAGTGACTAAATCATCAGCAGTAACTGAAGATAAAGACGAAGAAATCAAAGAGGTTTCATAA
- the rpsL gene encoding 30S ribosomal protein S12 — protein MATINQLVRKPRLKQKKKNNVPALQACPQRRGVCTRVYTTTPKKPNSAMRKVARVRLTNGFEVTSYIGGEGHNLQEHSVVLIRGGRVKDLPGVRYHTVRGALDTSGVSARRQGRSKYGAKRPKG, from the coding sequence ATGGCAACAATTAATCAGTTGGTTCGTAAGCCAAGATTGAAACAAAAGAAAAAGAATAACGTACCGGCGTTGCAAGCATGTCCGCAACGCCGTGGTGTATGTACTCGTGTTTACACAACTACACCAAAAAAACCTAACTCAGCGATGCGTAAAGTAGCCCGTGTTCGTTTGACTAATGGTTTTGAAGTGACTTCTTACATCGGTGGTGAAGGCCATAACCTGCAAGAACATAGTGTTGTTCTGATTCGTGGCGGTCGTGTTAAAGACTTACCTGGTGTTCGTTATCACACTGTTCGTGGCGCTCTAGACACCTCTGGTGTATCAGCTCGTCGCCAAGGCCGTTCTAAATATGGCGCTAAGCGTCCGAAGGGCTAA
- the rpsG gene encoding 30S ribosomal protein S7, with translation MPRRRVVAKREVLPDPKFQNIGLAKFINVIMKDGKKSVAEKITYGALDTVSESKSANGLEIFQKAIENISPMVEVKSRRVGGATYQVPVEVRPERRVALAMRWLVEASRKRGEKSMGMRLAGEIADAYENKGTAVKKKEDTHRMAEANKAFSHFRF, from the coding sequence ATGCCAAGAAGAAGGGTTGTTGCTAAACGTGAAGTACTGCCTGATCCGAAGTTTCAAAATATCGGTTTAGCGAAGTTCATCAACGTCATCATGAAAGATGGTAAAAAGTCTGTTGCTGAAAAAATTACTTACGGTGCATTAGATACTGTTTCTGAAAGTAAATCTGCTAACGGCTTAGAAATATTTCAAAAAGCCATTGAAAATATCAGTCCGATGGTTGAAGTGAAATCTCGCCGTGTCGGCGGTGCTACTTATCAGGTGCCAGTAGAAGTACGTCCAGAGCGCCGTGTAGCATTAGCGATGCGTTGGTTGGTTGAAGCATCACGTAAACGTGGTGAAAAATCAATGGGTATGCGCTTAGCTGGTGAAATTGCTGATGCCTACGAGAACAAAGGCACTGCAGTTAAGAAAAAAGAAGATACACACCGTATGGCAGAAGCGAACAAGGCGTTCTCGCACTTCCGTTTCTAA